GTTTAGCAAGCCATAGCTCATGATTTTCTTACGGAAGTTTCTTCTGTCAATTTCCTGTCCGACGATCGTTTTATAAAGATTTTCAAGATCTGAAAAGGGAAATTCTTCATTGAGAAGATTGAAACCGATGGGTTGATATTGAATTTTTGTACGCAGTCTTTTTAAAGCAGTCTCAATGATTGTTTTATGGTCAAAAGCCACAGAAGGAAGTTTATTAATACTGAACCATTGTGCATCTTCCGCATCAGAATCTGCAAACAGTTCATGGTAAGATGGGTTTACAAGCCCCAGATATGCCACAGAAACCACTCTGTTCCTTGGATCACGACCCAGATTACCAAATGTGTAGAGTTGTTCTAAAAAATCAGGTTTTATGCCTGCTTCTTCATACAATTCTCTTTTTACCGCATCATCTACACTTTCATCATCCAGAACAAGTCCTCCCGGTAAAGCCCAGCCTCCTTTAAAGGGTTCTATATTTCTTTTAATCAGAAGGATCTGAAGATCTTTTTTATCAAAATATCCGAAAATAACGGCGTCTACAGCCACTTTTATATCCTGTAATTTTTTTGGGGACTCCATAAAATTGATTTGCGTTACGAATACACAAAGTTACGATTTATGCTCAAATTAAAAAATAATTTCGGTTATAATAAAAGTTCCTATCTTTAAGTTATTATTCTAACCATCTTAAAACTAAATTATTATGAAAAATGTATTAACAATTCTTTCTGTCGCTTTTTTATTAACAGCATGTGAGAAAGGAAAAACAACAGCTTCGAATACTACTGATAAAACAGATTCTACTGCAGCAAACGCTGAATGGAAACCTGTAGATTCCGCAACGGCTATGAAAAACTGGACGGAATATGCCACTCCCGGAGAAATGCAAAAAATGCTTGCAAAATCTGATGGGAACTGGGTCGGAGAAACTACTATGTGGATGGAAAACGGAGCAAAACCTATGGTAAGTAAATCCGAGGCTACCAATAAAATGATGTATGGCGGGCGTTATCAAATGACTAATCACAAAGGTGACTTTATGGGAATGCCTTTTGAGGGAATGAGCATTGTAGGATATGACAATTCCAAAAAGAAGTTTGTCAGTACCTGGATAGACAATATGGGAACCGGAATTATGCATAGCGAAGGAGATTGGAATCCTTCCACAAAATCAGTCGAATTCAAAGGGAAAATGACTGATCCTTCAAGACCCGGAAAGGATTGCGATTTCAGAGAAGTATTTACATTTGTGGATGATAATACTCAAAAACTGGAAATGTATGGTCCTGATTCCAAGACAGGAAAAGAGTACAAGACCATGGAAATAAAATATACCCGTAAGAAATAAATCCATAAAAAAACCGCTTCGTGTGAAGCGGTTTTTTATTTTTATAATGAATTAATTAATCATTCAGTTTTAATACAGCCATGAATGCCGATTGTGGTACTTCTACTCTACCAATCTGCTTCATTTTCTTTTTCCCTTCTTTCTGTTTCTCCAATAGTTTACGTTTTCTGGAGATATCTCCTCCGTAACATTTTGCAGTAACGTCTTTTCTTAAAGCTTTAATCGTTTCTCTGGCAATTACTTTCGTCCCTAATGCAGCCTGAACAGCAATATCAAACTGCTGTCTAGGAATCAGCTCACGAAGCTTTTCACACATTCTTTTACCAATATAATAAGCGTTAGAATCGTGAATCAATGAAGATAAAGCATCTACCATATCCCCATTGATCAGGATATCCATTTTTACAAGCTTGGAAGCTCTGAATCCGATCGGGTGATAATCAAATGATGCATATCCTTTAGAGATTGATTTTAGTCTGTCATAGAAGTCGAATACCACCTCAGCAAGAGGCATATTGAAAATTAATTCAACTCTTTCTGATGTTAAGTAACTTTGGTTAACAATTTCTCCTCTCTTTTCGATACATAAAGTCATAACAGCTCCCACGAAATCGGATTTTGTAATGATAGAAGCTTTGATGAAAGGCTCTTCTACTCTATCCATTGTAGAAGGATCCATCATTTCAGATGGGTTGTTGATCAAAATCGGAACTTCAGGTTCTTTTTTAGTATATCCAAAATAAGAAACGTTCGGTACCGTTGTAATCACGTTCATATTGAACTCTCTGTCAAGACGTTCCTGAACAATTTCCATGTGAAGCATTCCTAAGAATCCGCAACGGAAACCAAAACCAAGAGCCGCAGAACTTTCCGGTTCGAAAACCAGGGAAGCATCATTCAGTCTTAGTTTTTCAAGAGAGAATCTCAGCTCTTCAAAATCCTCAGAATCAATTGGGTAAATCCCGGCAAATACCATTGGTTTTACTTCCTCAAATCCATCGATAGGACCATCAGCAGGGTTTTCAAAAGAAGTGATTGTATCTCCTACTTTTACCTCACGGGCATCTTTAATCCCGGAAACCAGATATCCTACATCTCCACACTGAATGGTTTTCTTTGGAACCTGCTTCAATTTCAACGTTCCTACTTCATCAGCTCCATATTCTTTTCCGGTAGCGAA
This sequence is a window from Chryseobacterium culicis. Protein-coding genes within it:
- a CDS encoding NUDIX hydrolase, whose translation is MESPKKLQDIKVAVDAVIFGYFDKKDLQILLIKRNIEPFKGGWALPGGLVLDDESVDDAVKRELYEEAGIKPDFLEQLYTFGNLGRDPRNRVVSVAYLGLVNPSYHELFADSDAEDAQWFSINKLPSVAFDHKTIIETALKRLRTKIQYQPIGFNLLNEEFPFSDLENLYKTIVGQEIDRRNFRKKIMSYGLLNETNNVKKEGSGRPGKLFTFNKEKYKELEEQGFYFEIK
- a CDS encoding DUF1579 domain-containing protein, with the translated sequence MKNVLTILSVAFLLTACEKGKTTASNTTDKTDSTAANAEWKPVDSATAMKNWTEYATPGEMQKMLAKSDGNWVGETTMWMENGAKPMVSKSEATNKMMYGGRYQMTNHKGDFMGMPFEGMSIVGYDNSKKKFVSTWIDNMGTGIMHSEGDWNPSTKSVEFKGKMTDPSRPGKDCDFREVFTFVDDNTQKLEMYGPDSKTGKEYKTMEIKYTRKK
- the lepA gene encoding translation elongation factor 4; protein product: MKNIRNFCIIAHIDHGKSTLADRLLEYTNTVTQRELQSQTLDDMDLEKERGITIKSHAIQMDYEYKGEKYILNLIDTPGHVDFSYEVSRSIAACEGALLIVDAAQSIQAQTISNLYLALENDLTIIPILNKIDLPSANPEEVTDEIMNLIGCDYEDVLRVSGKTGEGVHHLLEQIVERIPAPVGNPDGPLQALIFDSVYNPFRGIEAYFKVVNGSITKNEKIKFFATGKEYGADEVGTLKLKQVPKKTIQCGDVGYLVSGIKDAREVKVGDTITSFENPADGPIDGFEEVKPMVFAGIYPIDSEDFEELRFSLEKLRLNDASLVFEPESSAALGFGFRCGFLGMLHMEIVQERLDREFNMNVITTVPNVSYFGYTKKEPEVPILINNPSEMMDPSTMDRVEEPFIKASIITKSDFVGAVMTLCIEKRGEIVNQSYLTSERVELIFNMPLAEVVFDFYDRLKSISKGYASFDYHPIGFRASKLVKMDILINGDMVDALSSLIHDSNAYYIGKRMCEKLRELIPRQQFDIAVQAALGTKVIARETIKALRKDVTAKCYGGDISRKRKLLEKQKEGKKKMKQIGRVEVPQSAFMAVLKLND